The Thioalkalivibrio sulfidiphilus HL-EbGr7 genome includes a window with the following:
- the rdgB gene encoding RdgB/HAM1 family non-canonical purine NTP pyrophosphatase translates to MKIVLATGNAGKVRELSELLAGTGITILPQSDFGVPEAEENGLSFVENAILKARNAAAHTGLPAIADDSGIEVDALNGSPGIYSARYAGPGGDAEANNRKLLKALEHVESSQRTARFRCVMVYLRHADDPSPVIAEGSWEGRIASEARGPGGHGYDPIFEIPELELTAAEISPAEKNRRSHRGQALRILLERLQGR, encoded by the coding sequence ATGAAGATCGTGCTGGCCACCGGTAACGCGGGCAAGGTGCGGGAGTTGTCGGAGTTGCTCGCCGGCACCGGCATCACCATCCTGCCTCAGTCGGACTTCGGCGTGCCCGAGGCCGAGGAGAACGGGCTGAGCTTCGTCGAGAACGCCATTCTCAAGGCGCGCAACGCCGCCGCCCACACCGGCCTGCCCGCCATTGCCGACGACTCGGGCATCGAGGTGGACGCCCTCAACGGCTCCCCCGGCATCTACTCCGCCCGCTACGCCGGCCCCGGCGGCGACGCCGAGGCCAACAACCGCAAGCTGCTCAAGGCCCTGGAACACGTGGAGAGCTCCCAGCGCACGGCGCGGTTTCGCTGCGTGATGGTCTACCTGCGCCACGCCGACGATCCCTCGCCGGTGATCGCCGAGGGCAGCTGGGAGGGCCGCATCGCCAGCGAGGCCCGGGGCCCGGGCGGCCACGGCTACGACCCCATCTTCGAGATCCCCGAACTGGAACTGACCGCCGCCGAGATCAGCCCTGCGGAAAAAAACCGCCGCAGCCATCGCGGGCAGGCGCTTCGGATCCTGCTGGAGCGGCTTCAGGGGCGCTGA
- the rpmE gene encoding 50S ribosomal protein L31: protein MKPDIHPDYHEVAVTCSCGNNFKTRSTYQGSELNVEVCSACHPFFTGKQKIMDTAGQVDKFRRRYGM from the coding sequence ATGAAGCCCGATATTCATCCCGATTACCACGAAGTCGCCGTGACCTGCAGCTGCGGCAACAATTTCAAGACCCGCTCCACCTACCAGGGTTCGGAGCTCAACGTGGAAGTGTGTTCCGCCTGCCATCCGTTCTTCACCGGCAAGCAGAAGATCATGGACACCGCCGGCCAGGTGGACAAGTTCCGTCGCCGCTACGGCATGTAA
- a CDS encoding YicC/YloC family endoribonuclease gives MIHSMTGFSRAEAETPNGTLAWEMKSVNHRYLEVSLRLPEAFRALENAVRERVQARLGRGKVEVSLRHQAPAGGEAGLEVNEPLAKRLIEVCGQVEHWVMNPARITALEILRWPGVVREPAPDLESLHGEAMTLLDAALDELAVTRAREGERLRETLETRCKAISELVAQVRERRPRVVEALREKWRARIADLGVDMEPGRLEQELALQAQRLDVDEELDRLDGHLKEVALILERDEPVGRRLDFLMQEFNREANTLGSKSNDMETTKAAVELKVLIEQMREQVQNVE, from the coding sequence ATGATTCATAGCATGACCGGCTTCTCCCGCGCCGAAGCGGAAACCCCCAACGGCACCCTTGCCTGGGAGATGAAGAGCGTCAATCACCGTTACCTGGAGGTGAGCCTGCGTCTGCCGGAGGCCTTCCGTGCCCTGGAGAACGCGGTGCGCGAGCGGGTGCAGGCCCGACTGGGGCGGGGCAAGGTGGAGGTGTCCCTGCGTCACCAGGCGCCCGCCGGCGGCGAGGCGGGGCTGGAGGTGAACGAACCCCTGGCGAAAAGGCTCATCGAGGTGTGCGGTCAGGTGGAGCACTGGGTCATGAACCCGGCACGCATCACGGCCCTGGAGATCCTGCGCTGGCCGGGGGTGGTGCGCGAGCCGGCCCCGGATCTCGAGTCCCTGCACGGCGAGGCCATGACGCTGCTGGATGCCGCCCTGGACGAACTGGCCGTCACCCGGGCGCGGGAAGGGGAGCGCCTGCGCGAGACCCTGGAGACCCGCTGCAAGGCGATCTCGGAACTGGTGGCCCAGGTGCGCGAGCGCCGGCCCAGGGTGGTGGAGGCCCTGCGCGAGAAATGGCGCGCGCGCATCGCCGACCTGGGCGTGGACATGGAGCCGGGCCGGCTGGAGCAGGAGCTGGCCCTGCAGGCCCAGCGGCTGGACGTGGACGAGGAGCTGGACCGGCTGGACGGACACCTGAAAGAGGTGGCCCTGATCCTCGAGCGCGACGAGCCGGTGGGCCGGCGCCTGGATTTTCTCATGCAGGAGTTCAACCGCGAGGCCAACACCCTGGGTTCCAAGTCCAACGACATGGAGACCACCAAGGCCGCGGTGGAGCTGAAGGTGCTCATCGAGCAGATGCGCGAGCAGGTGCAGAACGTGGAGTGA
- a CDS encoding transcriptional antiterminator, Rof produces MTSDYTPISCELYSEYELAIMRGRTLKVRWKDRYGMDRVETLRPTDLRTRRHAEFMIARNQLGQRRVLRLDRIVETQERGEA; encoded by the coding sequence ATGACGTCGGATTACACCCCGATCTCCTGCGAGCTCTACAGCGAATACGAACTGGCCATCATGCGTGGCCGTACCCTGAAGGTGAGATGGAAGGACCGCTACGGCATGGATCGGGTGGAGACCCTCAGGCCCACGGATCTGCGCACCCGCCGGCACGCGGAATTCATGATCGCCCGCAATCAGCTGGGACAGCGGCGGGTGTTGCGCCTGGATCGGATCGTTGAAACGCAGGAAAGGGGTGAGGCGTGA
- the mdh gene encoding malate dehydrogenase — protein MEKIAIIGAGRVGESTAQFLAKNDTCRELVLLDVREGAAEGAALDIQETAPLFGFDTRLKGGTDAAILSGAELVVITAGIPRKPGMSRSDVLDTNVAILDKLVDGIMEHAPDAMLLLVSNPVDVLTYRAWQRTGWPRNRVFGQAGVLDSSRMASFVALETGLSVNDINAMVLGGHGDSMVPMLRYSTINGIPVRHFLSEEAIARIVERTRHGGAEILALKQTSSAYDAPAAAIAAMVDAIALDRKRVLPTVALLEGEYGERDVAMGVPCILGRNGVESVIELPLEPSERKEFDQSLAGVRDDINRLK, from the coding sequence ATGGAAAAGATAGCGATCATCGGCGCCGGCCGGGTCGGCGAATCCACCGCGCAATTCCTGGCCAAGAACGACACCTGTCGTGAGCTGGTCCTGCTGGACGTCAGGGAAGGGGCGGCGGAAGGCGCGGCCCTGGACATCCAGGAGACCGCGCCCCTGTTCGGTTTCGACACCCGCCTCAAGGGCGGCACCGATGCCGCCATCCTCAGCGGCGCCGAGCTGGTGGTGATCACCGCCGGCATCCCCCGCAAGCCCGGCATGTCGCGCTCCGACGTGCTGGACACCAACGTGGCGATCCTGGACAAGCTCGTGGACGGGATCATGGAACACGCCCCGGATGCCATGCTGCTGCTGGTCTCCAACCCCGTGGACGTGCTCACCTACCGGGCCTGGCAGCGCACCGGCTGGCCGCGCAACCGGGTGTTCGGCCAGGCGGGAGTGCTGGATTCCTCGCGCATGGCCTCCTTCGTGGCCCTGGAGACCGGGCTCTCGGTCAATGACATCAACGCCATGGTGCTGGGTGGGCACGGCGATTCCATGGTGCCCATGCTGCGCTACTCCACCATCAACGGCATCCCGGTGCGCCATTTCCTGTCCGAGGAGGCCATCGCACGCATCGTCGAGCGCACCCGCCACGGCGGCGCCGAGATCCTGGCCCTGAAACAGACCTCCAGCGCCTACGACGCCCCCGCCGCGGCCATCGCCGCCATGGTCGACGCCATCGCCCTGGACCGTAAGCGGGTGCTGCCCACGGTGGCCCTGCTGGAGGGCGAATACGGCGAGCGCGACGTGGCCATGGGCGTGCCCTGCATCCTGGGCCGCAACGGCGTGGAGTCGGTGATTGAACTGCCCCTGGAGCCCAGCGAACGCAAGGAATTCGATCAATCCCTGGCCGGCGTGCGCGACGACATCAACCGGCTCAAATAG
- a CDS encoding malic enzyme-like NAD(P)-binding protein, with protein sequence MSKKNLNERALDYHAAAPAGKIGITVTKPTETQDDLILAYTPGVAEPVRRIHKNPEDAYRYTAKGNLVAVITDGTAVLGLGNMGALASKPVMEGKAVLFKRFAGIDVFDIEVNAPEPEDFINTVARIAGGFGGINLEDIAAPHCFEIERRLSERLDIPVFHDDQHGTAIIAAAGLLNALELQGKSLEEARIVCLGAGAAGIASMRLLLALGARKQNIFMVDRKGVIHTRREDLNEYKLIFANDTEARTLADACAGADVFVGVSGPDLFTPDMLRSMAEKPIVFALSNPDPEILPELAHKTRSDLIMATGRSDYPNQVNNVLGFPYIFRGALDVRARTINEAMQIAAVHALARLTREPVPKSVLDAYGLKHLEFGPEYIIPKPLDSRLIEVVPPAVARAAVDTGVARITPAKG encoded by the coding sequence ATGTCCAAGAAGAACCTGAACGAACGCGCCCTCGACTACCACGCAGCAGCACCCGCCGGAAAGATCGGCATCACCGTCACCAAGCCCACCGAGACCCAGGACGACCTGATCCTCGCCTACACCCCGGGCGTCGCCGAACCGGTACGGCGCATCCACAAGAACCCCGAGGACGCCTACCGCTACACCGCCAAGGGCAACCTGGTGGCGGTGATCACCGACGGCACCGCGGTGCTCGGCCTGGGCAACATGGGGGCCCTGGCCAGCAAGCCGGTGATGGAGGGCAAGGCAGTGCTGTTCAAGCGCTTCGCCGGCATCGACGTGTTCGACATCGAGGTCAACGCCCCCGAACCCGAGGACTTCATCAACACCGTGGCGCGCATCGCCGGCGGCTTCGGCGGCATCAACCTGGAAGACATCGCCGCGCCCCACTGCTTCGAGATCGAGCGCCGCCTCTCCGAGCGCCTGGACATCCCGGTGTTCCACGACGACCAGCACGGCACCGCCATCATCGCCGCCGCCGGCCTGCTCAACGCCCTGGAACTGCAGGGCAAGAGCCTGGAGGAGGCGCGCATCGTGTGCCTGGGCGCCGGCGCCGCCGGCATCGCCTCCATGCGCCTGCTGCTGGCCCTGGGGGCCCGCAAGCAGAACATCTTCATGGTGGACCGCAAGGGCGTGATCCACACCCGCCGCGAGGACCTCAACGAGTACAAGCTGATCTTCGCCAACGACACCGAGGCGCGCACCCTGGCCGATGCCTGCGCCGGTGCCGACGTGTTCGTGGGCGTATCCGGTCCGGACCTGTTCACCCCGGACATGCTGCGTTCCATGGCCGAGAAGCCCATCGTGTTCGCCCTCTCCAACCCGGACCCGGAGATCCTGCCCGAGCTGGCCCACAAGACCCGCTCCGACCTGATCATGGCCACCGGGCGCAGCGACTACCCCAACCAGGTGAACAACGTGCTGGGCTTCCCCTACATCTTCCGGGGCGCCCTGGACGTGCGCGCGCGCACCATCAACGAGGCCATGCAGATCGCCGCGGTGCACGCCCTGGCGCGCCTGACCCGGGAGCCGGTGCCCAAGTCGGTGCTGGACGCCTACGGCCTCAAGCACCTGGAATTCGGCCCCGAGTACATCATTCCCAAGCCCCTGGACAGCCGCCTGATCGAGGTGGTGCCCCCCGCCGTGGCCCGCGCCGCGGTGGACACCGGGGTGGCGCGCATCACCCCCGCCAAGGGCTAA
- a CDS encoding CPXCG motif-containing cysteine-rich protein yields the protein MQPLEFVSLICPHCGAGFDTEVDLTTLPASYVEDCQTCCAPILITATVDGGGIAIHARREND from the coding sequence ATGCAGCCCCTTGAGTTCGTCAGCCTGATCTGCCCCCACTGCGGCGCGGGCTTCGACACCGAGGTGGACCTCACCACCCTGCCCGCCAGTTACGTGGAAGACTGCCAGACCTGCTGCGCCCCCATCCTGATCACCGCCACCGTGGACGGCGGTGGCATCGCCATCCACGCCCGTCGCGAGAACGACTGA
- the rph gene encoding ribonuclease PH gives MRPSGRQPDQLREIRFTRRFTKHAEGSVLVEFGDTRVLCTASVDDRTPPWLRNKGSGWVTAEYGMLPRSTHERMAREAARGKQGGRTQEIQRLIGRSLRAAVDLEGLGERQITVDCDVLQADGGTRTASISGGYVALHDAITHLMKQGKLKRNPLFGAVASVSVGIYQGVPVLDLDYAEDSNAETDMNVVMNDANAFIEVQGTAEGHAFRMDELNSMLALAQSGIQDIIAAQRAALEQG, from the coding sequence ATGCGACCCAGTGGCCGCCAGCCCGACCAACTGCGCGAAATCCGCTTCACCCGCCGGTTCACCAAGCACGCCGAAGGCTCGGTGCTGGTGGAGTTCGGTGACACCCGGGTGCTGTGCACCGCCAGCGTGGATGACCGCACGCCGCCCTGGCTGCGCAACAAGGGCAGCGGCTGGGTGACCGCCGAATACGGCATGCTGCCCCGCTCCACCCACGAGCGCATGGCCCGCGAGGCCGCCCGCGGCAAGCAGGGCGGGCGCACCCAGGAGATCCAGCGCCTGATCGGCCGCTCCCTGCGCGCCGCCGTGGACCTGGAAGGCCTGGGCGAACGCCAGATCACCGTCGACTGCGACGTGCTGCAGGCCGATGGCGGCACGCGCACCGCCTCCATCAGCGGCGGCTACGTGGCCCTCCACGACGCCATCACCCACCTGATGAAACAGGGCAAGCTCAAGCGCAACCCCCTGTTCGGCGCCGTGGCCTCGGTATCCGTGGGCATCTACCAGGGCGTGCCGGTGCTGGACCTGGACTACGCCGAGGACTCCAACGCCGAGACCGACATGAACGTGGTGATGAACGACGCCAACGCCTTCATCGAGGTGCAGGGCACCGCCGAGGGCCACGCCTTCCGCATGGACGAACTCAACAGCATGCTGGCACTCGCCCAGAGCGGCATCCAGGACATCATCGCCGCCCAGCGCGCGGCGCTGGAACAGGGTTGA
- the rimO gene encoding 30S ribosomal protein S12 methylthiotransferase RimO, translated as MSKSSEQAAGGGRVGFVSLGCPKALVDSERILTQLRAEGYGISPSYEDADLVVVNTCGFIDAAVEESLEAIGEALTENGRVIVTGCLGAEADKVRDAHPGVLAVTGPHAYEAVMAEVHRHLPPSHAPFESLVPLGGVKLTPRHYAYLKISEGCNHRCSFCIIPQFRGDLVSRPVGEVMQEAENLVAAGVKELLIVSQDTSAYGVDVKYRTGFWQGRPLRTHIQQLAEALGSLGVWVRLHYVYPYPHVDQLIPLMAEGKLLPYLDVPLQHGSPRVLKAMRRPAASEKALERIRAWREICPDITLRSTFIVGFPGETEDEFEELLAFIEEAQLDRVGCFAYSPVEGAAANALPDPVPEEVKAERLERFMEVQAAISADRLQARVGRTLTVLVDGEDEDGAIIARSSSDAPEIDGVVVIEDGEGLEAGQIVDVEITAASEHDLFGKRKG; from the coding sequence ATGAGTAAATCGTCTGAACAGGCCGCTGGCGGCGGGCGCGTGGGTTTCGTCAGCCTGGGCTGCCCCAAGGCCCTGGTGGATTCCGAGCGCATCCTCACCCAGTTGCGGGCCGAGGGCTACGGCATCTCGCCCAGCTACGAGGACGCCGACCTGGTGGTGGTCAACACCTGCGGCTTCATCGACGCGGCGGTGGAGGAGTCCCTGGAGGCCATCGGCGAGGCGCTCACCGAGAACGGCCGTGTGATCGTCACCGGCTGCCTGGGCGCCGAGGCGGACAAGGTGCGCGATGCCCACCCCGGGGTGCTGGCCGTCACCGGTCCCCACGCCTACGAGGCGGTGATGGCGGAGGTGCACCGTCACCTGCCCCCGTCCCATGCCCCCTTCGAGAGCCTGGTGCCCCTGGGCGGCGTGAAGCTCACCCCGCGCCACTACGCCTACCTGAAGATCTCCGAAGGCTGCAACCACCGCTGCAGCTTCTGCATCATCCCCCAGTTCCGGGGCGACCTGGTGAGCCGCCCGGTGGGCGAGGTGATGCAGGAGGCGGAGAACCTGGTGGCCGCGGGGGTGAAGGAACTGCTGATCGTCTCCCAGGACACCAGCGCCTACGGCGTGGACGTGAAATACCGCACCGGCTTCTGGCAGGGCCGGCCCCTGCGCACCCACATCCAGCAGCTGGCCGAGGCCCTGGGCAGCCTGGGGGTCTGGGTGCGCCTGCACTACGTCTACCCCTACCCCCATGTGGACCAGCTCATCCCGCTCATGGCCGAGGGCAAGCTGCTGCCCTATCTGGACGTGCCCCTGCAGCACGGCAGTCCCCGGGTGCTCAAGGCCATGCGTCGCCCCGCCGCCTCGGAGAAGGCCCTGGAGCGCATCCGTGCCTGGCGGGAGATCTGCCCCGACATCACCCTGCGCAGCACCTTCATCGTGGGCTTCCCCGGCGAGACCGAGGACGAGTTCGAGGAACTGCTGGCGTTCATCGAGGAGGCGCAGCTGGACCGGGTGGGCTGTTTCGCCTACTCGCCGGTGGAGGGTGCCGCCGCCAACGCCCTGCCGGACCCGGTGCCGGAGGAGGTGAAGGCCGAGCGCCTGGAGCGCTTCATGGAGGTGCAGGCGGCCATCAGCGCCGACCGGCTGCAGGCCAGGGTGGGCCGGACGCTCACGGTGCTGGTGGACGGCGAGGACGAGGACGGCGCGATCATCGCCCGCTCAAGCAGCGACGCCCCGGAGATCGACGGCGTGGTGGTGATCGAGGACGGCGAGGGGCTCGAGGCCGGACAGATCGTGGACGTGGAGATCACGGCGGCGTCAGAACACGATTTGTTCGGCAAGCGGAAAGGATAG
- a CDS encoding M48 family metallopeptidase produces the protein MTKRTLSLLLILLGLVSLFMAGCATNPVTGRQQLMLVPESQAISASRQAYAQMLAPIREEGRLNSDPAVKARIDRITGRVVAQAIAYRPETRNWEWEMQVIDNDVPNAFAMAGGKMGIYTGMITKLNATDDELAQVIAHEVAHALSAHTAEKMSVALATNLAVAGFALSGERSQVAMTGAVLAAALAVQLPNSRQMEREADVIGIELAARAGYDPRAAVTLWQKMAALANGSPPQFLSTHPSTESRIRDLQQLAVRMQPLYEQARAGTPPSHPLK, from the coding sequence ATGACAAAGCGCACCCTGAGTCTCCTGCTGATCCTCCTGGGCCTGGTCAGTCTGTTCATGGCCGGCTGTGCCACCAACCCGGTCACCGGCCGCCAGCAGCTCATGCTGGTCCCCGAAAGCCAGGCCATCTCCGCCTCCCGCCAGGCCTATGCCCAGATGCTCGCCCCCATCCGCGAGGAGGGCCGGCTCAACAGCGACCCGGCAGTGAAGGCACGCATTGACCGCATCACCGGCCGCGTGGTGGCCCAGGCCATCGCCTACCGTCCCGAGACCCGCAACTGGGAGTGGGAGATGCAGGTGATCGACAACGACGTGCCCAATGCCTTCGCCATGGCCGGCGGCAAGATGGGCATCTACACCGGCATGATCACCAAGCTCAACGCCACCGATGACGAGCTGGCCCAGGTGATCGCCCACGAGGTGGCCCACGCCCTGTCCGCACACACCGCCGAGAAGATGTCCGTGGCACTGGCCACCAACCTGGCGGTGGCCGGCTTCGCCCTGTCCGGCGAACGCTCCCAGGTGGCCATGACCGGCGCAGTGTTGGCCGCGGCCCTGGCCGTGCAGCTGCCCAACAGCCGGCAGATGGAACGGGAGGCCGACGTGATCGGCATCGAGCTGGCCGCCCGTGCCGGCTACGACCCCCGGGCCGCCGTGACCCTGTGGCAGAAGATGGCCGCGTTGGCCAACGGCAGCCCGCCGCAGTTCCTGAGCACCCATCCGAGCACCGAGAGCCGCATCCGCGACCTGCAACAGCTGGCGGTGAGGATGCAGCCCCTCTACGAGCAGGCCCGTGCCGGCACCCCGCCCAGCCACCCGCTCAAGTAA
- the hemW gene encoding radical SAM family heme chaperone HemW has protein sequence MLLPPLSLYIHLPWCVRKCPYCDFNSHEAREAVPEAAYVDALLADLESELPRVWGRRLESVFLGGGTPSLFSPEALDHLFSELRARLPWRPDMEVTLEANPGTTDAGRFRGYREAGVNRLSIGVQSFDDDQLRQLGRIHGAREARVAFEAARSAGFENINIDLMFGLPGQTVAGALKDLAEGLALGPEHLSWYQLTLEPNTRFAAQPPVLPEEDTLWDMHTAGQEHLAEAGYTQYEVSAYARAGRPCRHNLNYWEFGDYLGIGAGAHGKISLPAEGRILRRWKHRQPRQYMEAARSGEAASGEHTLTREETVFEFMLNAMRLNQGVPLALFTERTGLAPEALEPMRGEAVARGLLTDDPERLEPTELGRRFLNDLQALFLVDGDAAP, from the coding sequence ATGCTCCTGCCCCCCCTGAGCCTCTACATCCACCTCCCCTGGTGCGTGCGCAAGTGCCCCTACTGCGACTTCAACTCCCACGAGGCCCGGGAGGCGGTGCCCGAGGCGGCCTACGTGGATGCCCTGCTGGCGGACCTGGAATCTGAGCTGCCCCGGGTCTGGGGGCGGCGCCTGGAGTCGGTGTTCCTGGGGGGCGGCACGCCGAGCCTGTTCTCGCCGGAGGCCCTGGACCATTTGTTCTCGGAACTGCGGGCGCGCCTGCCCTGGCGGCCGGACATGGAGGTGACCCTGGAGGCGAACCCGGGCACCACGGACGCGGGCCGGTTCCGGGGCTACCGGGAGGCGGGGGTCAACCGGCTGTCCATCGGCGTGCAGAGCTTCGATGACGACCAGCTCAGGCAGCTGGGGCGCATCCACGGCGCCCGGGAGGCGCGGGTGGCCTTCGAGGCGGCCCGTTCGGCGGGCTTTGAGAACATCAACATCGACCTGATGTTCGGCCTGCCGGGGCAGACCGTGGCGGGCGCGCTCAAGGATCTTGCCGAGGGCCTGGCCCTGGGCCCGGAGCACCTGTCCTGGTACCAGCTCACCCTGGAACCCAACACCCGCTTCGCCGCGCAGCCCCCCGTGCTGCCCGAGGAGGACACCCTCTGGGACATGCACACGGCCGGTCAGGAGCATCTGGCCGAGGCCGGCTATACTCAGTACGAGGTCTCCGCCTACGCCCGCGCCGGCCGCCCCTGCCGCCACAACCTCAACTACTGGGAGTTCGGCGACTACCTGGGGATCGGCGCCGGGGCCCACGGCAAGATCTCGCTGCCGGCGGAAGGCCGCATCCTGCGGCGCTGGAAACACCGCCAGCCGCGGCAGTACATGGAGGCGGCCCGCTCGGGCGAGGCCGCCAGCGGCGAACACACCCTCACACGGGAGGAGACGGTGTTCGAATTCATGCTCAATGCCATGCGGCTCAACCAGGGCGTGCCCCTGGCGCTGTTCACCGAGCGCACCGGGCTCGCCCCCGAGGCCCTGGAGCCCATGCGCGGCGAGGCCGTGGCACGGGGCCTGCTCACCGATGACCCCGAACGCCTGGAACCCACCGAACTGGGCCGGCGTTTCCTCAACGACCTGCAGGCCCTGTTCCTGGTCGACGGCGATGCAGCCCCTTGA
- a CDS encoding thermonuclease family protein → MQRAHARCALFFAALFAALLLATAPALAQLPESCLPPGQDHGKARVDFVYDGDTVRLVDGRRIRLIGLDTPEFHHRDERREAEPYAVEAHEALKALLAEHGQQVLLVHDRQRHDRYQRTLAHLYTPDGRSITALMLQQGLGTRLTIPPNDWNVDCYRDAEREAGIAQRGIWSLSQNSLFDATELPRDATGFRRVEGRVTRIGESPRAIWINLEGDVALRIDREDLQFFPDLDVTSLMDARVRGRGYVYNHRGQLRIRLRHAADLEILAVNGS, encoded by the coding sequence ATGCAAAGGGCGCACGCACGGTGCGCCCTTTTTTTTGCCGCCCTGTTCGCCGCGCTGCTGCTGGCGACAGCCCCCGCCCTCGCCCAGCTGCCGGAGAGCTGCCTGCCCCCGGGCCAGGACCATGGCAAGGCGCGGGTGGACTTCGTCTATGACGGCGACACCGTCAGGCTGGTGGACGGGCGGCGCATCCGCCTGATCGGCCTGGACACGCCGGAGTTCCACCACCGGGACGAGCGGCGCGAGGCCGAGCCCTATGCCGTGGAGGCCCACGAGGCACTCAAGGCGCTGCTCGCCGAGCACGGCCAGCAGGTGCTACTCGTCCACGACCGGCAGCGCCACGACCGCTACCAGCGCACCCTCGCCCATCTCTACACCCCCGACGGCCGGAGCATCACCGCCCTGATGCTGCAGCAGGGCCTCGGCACCCGCCTGACCATCCCGCCCAACGACTGGAACGTGGACTGCTACCGGGACGCGGAACGGGAGGCCGGCATCGCCCAGCGGGGCATCTGGTCCCTGAGCCAGAATAGCCTGTTCGACGCCACCGAACTGCCCCGGGACGCCACCGGCTTCCGGCGCGTGGAAGGCCGCGTGACGCGCATCGGCGAGAGCCCCCGGGCGATCTGGATCAACCTGGAAGGCGACGTGGCCCTGCGCATCGACCGGGAGGACCTGCAATTTTTCCCGGATCTGGATGTCACAAGCCTCATGGATGCGCGGGTACGGGGACGCGGCTACGTCTATAATCATCGCGGCCAGCTGCGCATCCGTCTGCGACACGCGGCGGACCTCGAGATCCTCGCCGTGAACGGATCCTGA